A single Phoenix dactylifera cultivar Barhee BC4 chromosome 1, palm_55x_up_171113_PBpolish2nd_filt_p, whole genome shotgun sequence DNA region contains:
- the LOC103700069 gene encoding cell division cycle 20.2, cofactor of APC complex-like: MDQRIPRYSMGSPLMRLREHQWSTPSSSRFAEPGDRFIPTRSLMNLDLAQSLLWERLQKKDDRPAILTARDEYRRKVREQLTLDSEGKPFRMLVFRGIPRRCKNVPLVEEMMQEEWERSRPFKPFRRISTTADSILDGPNLMDDYYLNLLDWGKSNILAVALGPSIYLRNAENGKVKLLLRANDEEDHPTSVAWSGDGKRLAVGFASSRIELWDVASSRQVRILEGHTSRVGSLSWNQNILTSGSLEASIINHDVRSIGRSVTRLQGHTDEVCGLRWSGAGDLLASGGNDNLVHVWESSSMGSSKYLHKFTDHCAAVRALAWCPFQSNILASGGGTADRCIKIWNARTGKCTKSIDTCAQVCALEWNKHQKEILSAHGYSQNQLSLWSYPSMSKIVDLRGHEARVLHLSQSPDGSTVASAAADESIRFWKVFEPPPSAFSRKRDEDDTSLLSLKRLHIR; encoded by the exons ATGGATCAGAGGATTCCAAGATACAGCATGGGATCACCCCTGATGAGGCTTCGAGAGCACCAGTGGTCCACCCCGTCCTCGAGCAGATTCGCTGAACCG GGAGATAGATTCATACCCACGAGGAGCCTGATGAATCTTGACCTCGCACAAAGCTTGCTGTGGGAAAGGCTGCAGAAGAAAGATGATCGCCCGGCAATCTTGACCGCTAGG GATGAGTATAGGAGGAAGGTGAGAGAACAGCTGACGCTGGATTCAGAAGGGAAGCCGTTCAGGATGCTGGTTTTTAGGGGAATCCCAAGAAGATGCAAGAACGTGCCTCTTGTCGAAGAGATGATGCAGGAGGAGTGGGAACGATCCAGACCCTTTAAGCCCTTCCGTCGCATTTCCACG ACTGCAGATAGCATATTGGATGGGCCAAATTTAATGGATGACTATTATTTAAACCTCTTGGACTGGGGGAAGAGCAACATTCTAGCTGTTGCATTGGGACCCTCAATATACCTGCGGAATGCTGAGAATGGTAAGGTGAAGTTGCTCCTGAGAGCGAATGATGAGGAGGATCATCCCACAAGCGTTGCATGGTCTGGAGATGGAAAAAGATTGGCTGTTGGATTTGCAAGCTCTAGAATTGAGCTCTGGGATGTTGCATCCTCGCGTCAG GTGAGAATCTTAGAAGGACACACATCCAGAGTTGgaagcctttcttggaatcagAACATTTTGACATCAGGGAGCCTTGAGGCCTCTATCATCAACCATGATG TGAGATCAATTGGCAGATCAGTAACCCGTTTGCAAGGGCACACCGACGAGGTGTGTGGTCTGAGATGGTCAGGAGCTGGGGATTTGCTGGCCAGTGGTGGCAATGACAATCTTGTTCATGTCTGGGAATCTTCAAGCATGGGATCCTCCAAATACCTGCATAAGTTTACTGATCACTGTGCAGCTGTAAGGGCTCTTGCTTGGTGCCCATTTCAGTCAAATATACTAGCATCTGGTGGCGGCACTGCTGATCGATGCATTAAGATTTGGAATGCCCGGACAGGGAAGTGTACGAAAAGCATCGACACTTGTGCACAG GTCTGTGCATTGGAATGGAACAAGCATCAGAAGGAGATTTTGAGTGCCCATGGTTACAGTCAAAATCAGCTAAGTTTGTGGTCATACCCTTCTATGTCGAAGATTGTGGATTTAAGAGGTCATGAAGCCAGAGTCCTACATCTTTCTCAG AGTCCGGATGGATCGACGGTGGCATCAGCTGCAGCAGATGAATCAATTCGTTTCTGGAAGGTGTTTGAACCACCTCCATCGGCCTTCTCAAGGAAGCGCGATGAGGATGATACCAGCCTCTTGTCCCTGAAAAGATTGCACATAAGATGA
- the LOC103699361 gene encoding probable cyclic nucleotide-gated ion channel 14, which produces MFGSKRVDDETELKKERTVRFNRDEMQNPAKPTYRIAKPGGLVTSKISSGSSGKSKVFAEDHEPWRKRILDPGSDLVLKWNWVFLVSCLVALFIDPLYFYLPSISKGNKTSCIRMDHHLSIIVTFFRTLADLFYVLHMAIKFRTAYVAPSSRVFGRGELVKDPKKIARRYLRSDFFVDLAAALPLPQIVIWLVIPAIRNSRADHNNNALALIVLIQYVPRLYLIFPLSYQIIKATGVVTKTAWAGAAYNLLLYMIASHVLGASWYLLSVERLTTCWKSECKKENGTMDTPLCDPKFLDCDSSRKSNRQVWATNTTVFTNCDANSDISFNFGIFSPALTNDAVSSGFIRKYFYCLWWGLQNLSSYGQTLTTSTFIGETLFAILIAILGLVLFAHLIGNMQTYLQSITVRLEEWRLKRRDTEEWMRHRQLPHDLRERVRRFVQYKWLATRGVDEESILRALPADLRRDIQRHLCLDLVRRVPFFSQMDDQLLDAICERLVSCLSTEGTYIVREGDPVTEMLFIIRGRLESSTTNGGRTGFFNSITLRPGDFCGEELLAWALLPKSTVNLPSSTRTVRALVEVEAFALRAEDLKFVANQFRRLHSRKLQHTLRFYSHHWRTWAACFIQAAWRRFKRRKMAKDLNMRESFSSQSDEQAANESGQEEEDGNSSSINASQPKQNLGVTILASKFAASTRKGAQKIKGIDMPKLQKPDEPDFSADPYD; this is translated from the exons ATGTTTGGATCGAAGAGAGTTGACGATGAGACGGAGCTCAAGAAGGAGAGAACCGTAAG GTTCAATCGTGATGAGATGCAAAACCCAGCCAAACCCACCTATCGGATAGCAAAACCTGGAGGACTTGTAACGAGCAAAATTAGTAGTGGGAGTTCTGGAAAGTCCAAGGTTTTTGCCGAGGATCATGAGCCATGGAGGAAGCGGATCCTTGATCCAGGAAGTGACCTTGTGTTAAAATGGAACTGGGTTTTCCTCGTCTCATGCTTGGTCGCTCTTTTTATAGATCCTCTATATTTCTATTTGCCTTCCATCAGTAAGGGCAATAAAACTTCATGTATTAGGATGGACCATCATCTGAGCATCATTGTTACCTTTTTCCGGACACTTGCTGATTTATTCTATGTACTGCACATGGCTATAAAGTTTCGGACCGCTTACGTAGCACCGAGCTCCAGGGTGTTTGGGCGGGGAGAGCTTGTCAAGGATCCTAAAAAGATTGCCAGGAGATATTTGAGATCCGATTTTTTTGTTGATCTGGCAGCTGCATTGCCTCTACCACAg ATTGTTATTTGGCTAGTGATACCAGCAATTAGGAATTCAAGGGCTGATCATAATAATAATGCTCTTGCTCTGATTGTTCTGATTCAATATGTTCCAAGATTATATCTCATATTTCCTCTAAGCTACCAAATTATTAAGGCAACTGGAGTTGTTACAAAGACTGCTTGGGCGGGAGCTGCTTACAATCTACTGCTTTACATGATAGCTAGCCAC GTTTTAGGAGCATCATGGTACTTGCTATCAGTTGAACGACTGACAACATGTTGGAAATCAGAATGCAAAAAGGAGAATGGCACTATGGATACACCATTATGTGATCCTAAGTTTCTAGATTGTGATTCTTCAAGAAAAAGCAATCGACAAGTCTGGGCAACTAACACAACTGTTTTTACAAACTGTGATGCTAACTCTGATATTTCTTTCAACTTTGGCATTTTTTCACCTGCATTAACCAATGATGCTGTCTCCTCGGGGTTCATCAGGAAATATTTCTATTGTCTCTGGTGGGGTTTGCAAAATTTGAG CTCATATGGTCAGACTTTGACTACAAGCACCTTCATTGGGGAGACGTTGTTTGCTATACTCATTGCTATCCTTGGTCTTGTCTTATTTGCACATTTAATTGGAAACATGCAG ACATACCTGCAATCTATAACTGTAAGGCTTGAAGAATGGAGGCTAAAGCGAAGAGACACTGAAGAGTGGATGAGACATCGCCAACTTCCTCATGATCTGCGGGAACGAGTCAGGCGTTTTGTTCAATATAAGTGGCTTGCAACCCGAGGCGTTGATGAAGAATCTATATTGCGAGCCTTACCTGCAGACCTTCGACGAGATATTCAACGTCACCTCTGCTTGGACCTTGTTCGACGG GTTCCTTTTTTCTCACAAATGGATGATCAGCTTCTTGATGCCATATGCGAACGTCTGGTATCCTGCTTGAGCACCGAAGGTACCTACATTGTCCGTGAGGGTGACCCTGTGACAGAAATGCTCTTTATCATTCGTGGCAGATTAGAAAGCTCTACCACCAATGGGGGCCGGACGGGTTTCTTTAATTCCATAACTTTGAGACCTGGTGACTTCTGTGGTGAGGAACTGCTTGCCTGGGCTCTGCTTCCGAAATCCACTGTCAATTTGCCTTCCTCCACTCGGACAGTAAGAGCCCTTGTCGAAGTGGAGGCCTTTGCACTGCGAGCAGAAGACCTAAAATTTGTTGCCAACCAATTTAGGCGGCTTCATAGCAGGAAACTACAGCACACATTGCGCTTCTATTCCCACCATTGGAGAACATGGGCAGCTTGCTTCATTCAAGCAGCCTGGCGTCGGTTCAAGAGGAGAAAGATGGCAAAGGATCTGAACATGAGGGAGTCATTCTCCTCCCAGTCAGATGAACAAGCTGCTAATGAGTCAGGACAGGAGGAAGAGGACGGCAACTCAAGCTCCATTAATGCTTCTCAACCTAAACAGAATCTTGGGGTGACCATTCTGGCTTCAAAATTTGCTGCCAGCACAAGAAAAGGAGCTCAAAAAATCAAGGGCATTGATATGCCCAAGTTACAGAAACCAGATGAGCCTGACTTCTCTGCAGACCCATATGATTAG